The following are from one region of the Nitrospinota bacterium genome:
- a CDS encoding phosphatidylglycerophosphatase A: MQTGSKSSAKNIPVVLIASGFGTGFSPFASGTAGSLVGVAIFLLINELSMFSYFGITLAITVIGIPVSSIAETIFGEKDSGKIVIDEIAGQLITYLPLVGTSFAADDKVFTILVLSGFLLFRFFDIVKPPPARNFENIKGGVGVMMDDVVAGIYALVSLYGVELFLHEYINL, encoded by the coding sequence ATGCAAACCGGAAGTAAATCGTCGGCAAAAAACATTCCGGTAGTTCTCATAGCAAGCGGTTTTGGGACTGGATTTTCCCCTTTTGCTTCCGGCACTGCCGGCTCCCTGGTGGGGGTTGCAATATTTCTTCTGATAAACGAATTGAGCATGTTTTCATATTTTGGCATCACTCTCGCGATAACGGTTATCGGGATTCCGGTGTCATCCATTGCGGAAACTATATTCGGCGAGAAGGACAGCGGGAAAATTGTTATTGATGAGATTGCCGGTCAGTTGATAACGTATCTTCCTCTTGTCGGGACCTCTTTTGCCGCGGATGACAAGGTCTTCACGATCCTTGTTTTGTCCGGATTCCTCCTCTTTCGTTTTTTCGATATCGTGAAACCGCCCCCGGCCAGGAATTTTGAAAACATCAAGGGTGGGGTCGGCGTAATGATGGATGACGTTGTGGCTGGGATTTACGCGCTGGTTTCGCTGTACGGCGTTGAATTATTTCTGCATGAATACATCAATTTATAA
- a CDS encoding Hpt domain-containing protein, translated as MNSKDTAPIIIKADPDLADLIPAYLENRQKDVGILKDAVSQKDFEVIKITGHSMKGSGGGYGFEGLTKIGGAIEESAKNSDLAAITSHIEELVSYLARIEVKY; from the coding sequence ATGAATAGTAAGGATACTGCACCGATAATAATCAAGGCCGATCCTGATTTGGCCGATCTTATTCCGGCATACCTGGAAAATCGGCAAAAAGATGTTGGCATTTTAAAGGATGCTGTTTCCCAAAAGGATTTTGAGGTGATCAAGATCACAGGTCATAGCATGAAAGGCTCTGGCGGGGGGTACGGATTTGAGGGTTTGACAAAAATCGGTGGGGCCATCGAGGAATCGGCAAAAAATAGCGATCTTGCTGCAATAACCAGTCACATTGAAGAGCTTGTTTCCTACCTCGCCAGGATTGAGGTTAAATATTAA
- a CDS encoding MFS transporter: protein MNTSIYKDINLYIIFAITLGGIVSVSLVIPVIPVIGAEFSVTPAEVGLIISSYTLPGVLFILFLGVLADKIGRKPILVVSLTIFSVAGGAIYWLDDFYWIVAFRFIQGIGGAALPAISTVLVGDLFHEDLRLKVMGLNAAVLSVGTAAFPFIGGTLATVSWKAPFLMFWLGLPLALFVIVYLKEPEFQKRENFLEYFNHAKRYIFTFKSIFAFLVGLLIFVLLYGGVLTYLTFFMGNHFSMSPFSIGIYIASSSFASAIIAPLSSQIEKLIGRRAMLVLGFLFLATAFLLVLYIPSQVWLFLVMLLVGSCMGITLPLVQSIVAGLSPSEYRGLLVSFYGMTIRLGQTIGPPLLAVVLLFGDLREVFIACFLCSIGMALLLFVFGGIFIKHGFREY from the coding sequence ATGAATACATCAATTTATAAAGATATAAATCTCTACATCATATTCGCTATAACGCTGGGCGGTATCGTAAGCGTAAGTCTTGTTATTCCCGTCATCCCGGTTATAGGGGCGGAATTTTCCGTTACGCCCGCTGAAGTCGGATTGATTATTTCCAGCTACACTCTCCCCGGCGTACTCTTTATTCTTTTTCTCGGAGTGCTCGCGGACAAGATCGGAAGAAAGCCTATCCTTGTGGTTTCACTCACGATTTTCAGCGTCGCAGGGGGCGCTATTTACTGGCTTGATGATTTCTACTGGATAGTGGCTTTCAGGTTCATTCAGGGGATTGGTGGAGCGGCCCTGCCGGCGATCTCTACGGTTCTGGTTGGAGATCTTTTTCATGAAGACTTAAGGCTCAAGGTTATGGGATTGAACGCGGCTGTCCTTTCGGTCGGCACGGCCGCCTTTCCGTTTATTGGTGGAACGCTGGCGACTGTCAGCTGGAAAGCCCCATTTTTAATGTTCTGGCTTGGATTGCCGCTTGCGTTATTCGTAATTGTTTATTTAAAAGAGCCAGAGTTTCAGAAGCGCGAAAATTTCCTGGAATACTTTAATCATGCAAAGCGGTATATCTTCACATTTAAAAGCATTTTTGCCTTTTTGGTTGGGCTGTTGATATTCGTGCTCCTTTACGGCGGAGTTCTCACCTACCTTACGTTTTTCATGGGAAATCATTTCTCCATGTCCCCTTTTTCCATCGGGATATATATTGCATCTTCCTCGTTCGCGTCTGCGATAATCGCCCCTCTTTCGTCCCAGATAGAAAAACTTATCGGCAGAAGGGCTATGCTGGTTTTAGGGTTTCTTTTCCTGGCTACGGCGTTTCTTTTGGTGCTATACATCCCTTCGCAGGTGTGGCTGTTCCTGGTGATGCTCCTTGTCGGCTCATGTATGGGGATCACGCTCCCGCTTGTGCAGTCCATAGTTGCCGGTCTGTCGCCGTCCGAATACCGGGGCCTTCTGGTATCCTTTTACGGCATGACCATCCGCCTTGGTCAGACTATCGGGCCGCCTTTATTGGCCGTGGTTCTCCTTTTCGGCGATCTCAGGGAGGTTTTCATCGCTTGTTTTCTCTGTTCGATCGGTATGGCTCTGCTTCTGTTTGTGTTTGGCGGAATATTCATCAAGCACGGTTTCAGGGAGTATTGA
- a CDS encoding mannose-1-phosphate guanylyltransferase — protein sequence MNKDSLYAVIVAGGRGKRFWPLSREAKPKQLIALDGDKTLLRKTIERISPLIPKERIFIITARSHSKHVLESAHDLPVENIIIEPKGRNTAPAIAFPASILLKKDPNALMVVLPADHVVGKEEKLIEDINTAIELAEMKKMIVTFGIRPTYPETGYGYIEVSNKIDSSYFHVRSFMEKPNRKKAKFYLESGRYLWNSGMFVFRADIFMARVKACLPKLNSAIEKHHLQGAGADSLEEFYGSIEPVSIDKGVMEKSADVIAVIAANFSWNDVGSWSALDDIWKADETGNRKSGCELVSISSESNTVYSKKLVALLGVDNLIIVETDDALLICRKDRAQEIKSMVEEIERRGYADYL from the coding sequence TTGAACAAAGATTCTCTTTACGCAGTTATTGTCGCCGGAGGGAGAGGGAAGCGATTCTGGCCCCTCTCCAGGGAGGCGAAACCGAAACAGCTTATAGCTCTTGACGGGGACAAAACCCTTCTCCGCAAGACCATCGAAAGGATCTCCCCGCTTATTCCAAAGGAGCGGATATTTATCATAACCGCGAGAAGCCATTCCAAGCATGTTCTGGAAAGCGCCCATGACCTCCCCGTGGAAAACATTATCATTGAACCGAAAGGGAGGAACACTGCTCCGGCAATAGCTTTTCCTGCCTCTATCCTGCTGAAGAAGGATCCAAATGCCTTGATGGTAGTTCTCCCCGCGGATCATGTCGTCGGAAAAGAGGAGAAACTTATAGAGGACATCAACACGGCCATTGAACTGGCAGAAATGAAAAAAATGATAGTCACATTCGGAATAAGGCCAACCTATCCCGAAACGGGATACGGGTATATCGAAGTCAGCAACAAGATAGATTCATCATATTTCCATGTTCGTTCATTTATGGAAAAGCCGAACCGGAAAAAGGCGAAATTTTATCTGGAATCGGGACGATACCTATGGAACAGCGGTATGTTCGTGTTTAGAGCCGATATTTTCATGGCAAGGGTGAAGGCTTGTCTTCCCAAGCTGAACTCCGCTATTGAGAAACACCATCTGCAGGGAGCGGGAGCGGACTCCCTGGAAGAGTTCTATGGTTCGATCGAGCCGGTGTCTATTGACAAAGGGGTAATGGAAAAGTCGGCTGACGTTATCGCGGTTATTGCGGCCAACTTCTCATGGAACGATGTCGGTTCGTGGAGTGCGCTGGACGATATCTGGAAAGCTGATGAAACCGGCAACAGAAAAAGCGGATGCGAACTGGTTTCAATTTCATCCGAATCAAACACGGTGTATTCAAAAAAGCTTGTAGCTCTCCTGGGCGTTGATAACCTGATCATTGTTGAAACTGACGATGCTCTCCTTATATGCAGGAAAGACCGCGCGCAGGAGATAAAATCGATGGTCGAAGAGATTGAGAGGCGCGGCTATGCCGACTATCTCTAG